The genomic segment ATGTCTGTTGCCGATGCTGAAAAAGAATATGCGGCTCTTGGAGAATATTATACCAATTTAAATCGTTCCCCAAACGATTCTGCTTTTTCTGATAGGCTCAATCGTTTTCCTTATGTAACAGAATACATTCGAAAGAACTTAATCCGTTCCATTGGTTCCAGTCGTTTGTACAACGGTGGACTTAAAATTTATTCTACCATCCAAATCCGCCACCAAGAGGAAGCAGAAAAAGCACTTCTACCCGCTCTTCAAAGACAAACCATAGAATCCAACCAAAGAGCGTTTCGAAACATTGATGCCTTTGATGATTTGTATGGAAGTGGGTATTCTTTAATTGCCGATTTGTATGACCTTCCTGATTTTAAATTTCGTATTTCCAGGACAGAACGTACGTTTTCTTCTGCTTACCAAGAAGATTTACGAGACGAGTTCTCTGCTCTGAATTTATTAACGGGTGATGATTTTCTTGGCGATTTGATCGATAAAAACTACACTTCCCAAACCACAAAGGATCATCTCCTTCCGGTAGAAGGTTCCCTCATCGCCATTCGACCTGATACGGGATTCATCACTGCCCTTGTCGGTGGATCGGGATTTCGTTCCGACAACCAACAAATCCGCCCCTTTCAAGCCTTCCGCCAACCAGGTTCTGCATTCAAACCCATCCTCTATGCGGCGGCTATGGACTACTCTGGCAAAAACCCAGATCCAGAAAAAAATGTAACACCTGCTACACTGTTTGCAGATTCCCCTCTTCAATATTTGATGGAAGATGGAGATGAATGGGCTCCTGAAAATTATAGTAGCGAATACTCTGGTTTTATTTTGTTACGAAAGGCATTAGAACAATCTAAAAACTCTGTAGCCGTTCGGGTCTTAGAACAAGTCGGTCTATCTCACCTAATGGAGAGTTTACGAGGACTTTTACAACTACCTGGCCGCGACATTCCTTATAATTTCAGCGTCTCACTTGGATCTTTCGAACTCACACCTTATGAACTCACAAGAGCCTATGCAGCTCTTGCTTCCGGTGGTAAAACGGTAAATCCTATCTCAGTTTTGTATGTAGAAGACAATGCAGGAAAAGTCATCAAAGACTTTCGCAAAGACTATGAAGATGATGACCGCAAACAGATCATTTCCAAAGAAGCTGCCTTTCTCATCACTTCCATGATGCGTGATGTTGTGGAAGAAGGAACGGGTCGGGGTGTTTTATCCTATGGACTGAATCGCAAGGCTTACGGAAAAACAGGAACTACTAATAACTTTCGAGATGCTTGGTTTGTGGGTTACACACCGGAACTTGTGACTTCGGTTTGGTTTGGGTATGATGTAGGAACGATTTCTCTTGGACGAGGGATGACCGGTGGGAAACTAGCCGCTCCTGTTTGGGGTCGCTTTATGGCAAGGGCCCTCGACCGCGAACCAACAATCGATTTTCCTTGGCTCAGTGATGTCAAAGTCGTAAAAAAGACGGTCTGCCGGATGTCGGGAAAGTTGCCCGGGTCACAGTGCCACGACCTATTTGAAGAGTATTTTATCCCACAAACAGCTCCTAAGGATGTTTGTAACGACCATGGATCCTCATGGAACGTAGTGGAAACAAAACCAAGTGTTCATTCAACAACAGTGGTGCACACAGAAAAGAAAAAGCCCGAAAAAACAGAAAAACCACCCCTTACGACCAAACCGAAACGAAAAAAATCGGTCTTTAGCGGGGATGAGGAAATAGACTACTAAAAAGGCTTGTCAAGAAGACCGAAAATTTTGATTCTCACAGAAGGGGAAAAGGAGCAGGAATGGCAATAGGTAAGGATTCCATCAATAGCGTTATCGGACCAGGGTCGATATTTGAAGGTAAGTTTTATATCGCAGGTTCACTTAGAATCGATGGAAAATTCGAAGGTGATATCAAAACAGAAGACGCACTCGTTATCGGAGAAACCGGTAAAGTAAAAACTAACATCAGTGCAAGAGAAGTCATCGTATCAGGTACCCTCATCGGAAACATCAAAGCCGAAAACGAAGTAAAACTCGAAGGTACAGGACGTATGTTAGGTGATATTACAGCTCCTTATTTAGAACTTCAAAAAGGTGTTGTTGCTAAAGGAAATATTACAATCACAGGCGGCCAGAAAAAAGACGTTCGTAAGATTGTTGAAGAATCCTTTGGTGGTATTAAATCCTTAGACACTAAGGATTAACGAATCCCTTTAACACATGCTACTTCGATCTCCAGAAAAGTCTACGATCGGCAAGCATGTGTTACGCTGGGGGAACGTAAATGTAATCCAAGTTTCTCCCGGAAAGTATTTTTACAATCTCCAATCACAATCTAGTGTCCTTCATGGCACAATTGATCTCAACCGCAAGCGATATCGTATCCTCCCACTACTCGCCTCTTCGTTTATCTTAGCGTTCTTTTTGTCCATCCTCGTAGACAAACAAACTTACGAAGAAAGTTTGATGGAAAAGGAATTCTTAAGTATGTCCACGGAAGTGGAAGAAAACGACATCAAAGACAAAGAAGCAAAACTTGCGGATGAAAAATACCTCCAAGAAACGGAAGATAAAAAAATGGCCATCCTTCGTTCCGCTGACTTGGATGCACTAGCTGAAAACAAAAACAAAAAATTAAAAGTCACTCAATACAAAGTCAAAAAGAACGAAACACTTTCGGATATCGCACGTAGGTTCAAACTTTCTGCTGAATCCATCGCAGGAAGTTCAGGGATTAATCCCGAAGTATCCATCCTACCTGGACAAATCTTAAACATTCCCAACAAACAAGGTTTAGTTTATAAATTGAAAAAAGGGGATACACTCGCAAAAGTTGCAGATTATTACAAAGTCAAAATCGATGATATCTATTCCGAAAACCAATTAGAAGATTATGATTTATTCAAATCAGGCCAAAAGGTTTTTCTTCCGGGAGCCATCATCCCAGAAACAGGCCCTGTATGGAGAATCCCCGTTGTTTCCAAAGTGATTACTTCCGGATGGGGAACAAGATCTTACCCTCAATACAAATTCCATATGGCCCTCGACTTACGTGCAAATTATGAATCAGTGTATGCAGCGAGAAAAGGGAAAGTCACCTATTCTGGTTGGATGGGTGGGTATGGAAATGCGATCATCCTCACTCATGATGATAGTTATCAAACTTTATATGCTCACAATTCTAAACTTTTTGTGAAAGAAGGTGACTATGTCAGTGCTGGTAAAGTCATCTCTCGTTCAGGATGTACAGGATATTGTTTTGGTCCCCATCTCCACTTTGAAGTCATCAAAGATGGGAAAAACGTAAACCCTACAAAAATCATCAAAGGATTTTCCTACAAATAAACTGGATCAAACGAACCTATGAATCAAAAGAAACAAAACCTAACACATTCAAATTACCTAATATTCCTTTTTTATTTATTTATTTTAACAAACTTTCTGATTTCCTGCGCCCCCAAAATTGGAGAACAAATCAACAAACGAATTGTGGATCCTTTTGATGAAACCAAAATCTTAAATGTACATTTTATCACCTCTCGTCGGGAAATGACTGTAAAAGACAATTGTGATGCAGCAAGTTTTGGATTCATCACCGACATCAATCCTCATTATGGAATTTGTTTGGTAAACATTCCTTCTCGCCATATCATTGGTGATATATCTTTGGACAATACCCAAGACAAAAACCAATTCTTTCAATTCAAAGGCCGTATCAACACCGACGATAGAGAATTTTTATCGAAAATCAAATCCTCCGCTTCCGATGAAGTTTTAGTTTTTGTACATGGATTCAATGTCAACTTTGATGAAGCTGTGCTTCGAGCTGGACAAATTAAATATGATTTAAAATTTCCTGGTGAGGTTGTTGTTTACTCTTGGCCTGCGGGAGCTGATTCCGGAATTCTCGGCCAGGTGATGGTGAAATCTACTTATGACTTAAACTTTACAGAAGCAAAAATCAATAGAGAACCTTTTGCCAAGTTCTTAACCGACATCACAGGTCTTGGAAAAAAAATCCATCTAGTGGTGCATAGTATGGGACACCAAGTGGTATTACCTTCTGTGGCTACACTCGCCAAACAAGGAAAAAGTAAATTTCTTTCGGAACTCATTTTAAATGCACCCGATTTTGATAAAAACGAATTTGAACTCATCCTTTCTGACTTAACAAAATCCTCTGAAAGAATCACTCTCTATTGTTCTCCTGGGGACAACGCACTTGTTGCTTCCCAGAAAGTAAATGGTGCCCCTCGGGCCGGAATGTGTTTTAAGTATTCCGGTGTGGATGTGATCAATGTCAACGAAGTGGACGATCCTGTTTTGGGTGTGGGGGGACTTGGACATGGATACTATTCTTCCAGACCCATCCTTACAGACATCTACCAAGTGTTACTTGGCGTATCTGTTGAACGTAGACTTTTTATCCGCAAATCCGGCCCCAAAAACGGAGAAAATTTTGTCCTTAGGAAATGACTTAAGGAACCACTATATCTTCCCCAGAGTTTAAAGCACGATTTGATTTTTGAGGGACAACTCTCTCTTCCATGCCTTCCCATTCTTCGGTTGTGGTATCATTCTTTACCACAACTAGTTTGAACTTTATCTTTTTAGCTAAACCCAATTGGTCTTTTGATAATTGAACAAGCCTATCTCCACCAGCAATTTTGGGATGACTTGTGCCTGGTAGTCCCGCAAACACTACATGCCTTGCATGAGTGACACCTGGTTTGGATCTGGGAGGTGCCAGTGGTTCCATAGGAATCCATCCAAGGCCTTCTACCCAGACCTCCACAAATTTATGATTAAATGTAATTTCTTTAGAAGACTCAGTTGGTAGATAGTTCCAAACCAACCTAGACGGAATCCCCATACCACGTAACAAGGCCATGGTGACATAGGAATGTTCGGTGCAACCTCCATTGTTTTTTTCAATCACCTTGGGAGCCGATTCAAAACTCCCTGATTTGTAAGGAATGGAAGAAACATATACTTGAGTTTTGGCGAGGATTTGTTTTACGTTTGTATTTTCTTGGAAAAGAAAATTTCTTTTTTTGACCACAACCTCTTCATCCATTTTCAAAAACCAATCATCTAACAAATAACTTTGGAAACCATCACTCTTTAGGTTCTTTGCCAGAGTCAAATTCGGATCTAAATTCCAATGGATTTTATAACGAGTGAGGATGGCCTCGTAAACTTTGATATCCTTTGTATCTCCCGCTTTCAGTGGAGGGATGGTAAGAACTAAACTTCGATTGCCAGCGCTATCGATCTCCTCCAATGAGGATGGATTTAGTTTTTCACTTTTTAAGTTTTGAGAACTTGTATTCTGTTTGGGAAGGACAAATTGGTATTTTGTTTCGGGAACTTCCGTAAGTGCCGTTAACTGAAATTGGTATTCGATTTTGTTTTGGATGGGAGAAAACCGGTAGGCTCTCGATCCGTCTGCCACTTCGACAGGAGACGCTAATGGTAAAATGGAATTTTCAAATACCATCCACTCCCCATAGATTTTGGTGATCGGATCAAAGATGAGTAAATGATTTTCGGATAAAGCGATGAGTTTAAAAAGTGCACGGTGGTTTACAGGAAACTTCCATTCTCTCTTGTTTGTGGGATCTTTCGGTGAAAAAACTTGGATGGTATTCCCCCAATATGAGGAGAGAAATAAAATATCTTTTTCTCCATGTTTGGTGATTCTTTGTACAGAAGAAAAAGGAACTGAAATTTTTGATTCTAATTCCCCTGATTCCAAACCATAGACTTCCAATTGGTCTCCCACCAACCGATAGATTTTATTTTCCAGACAAACGATGTCCTGCCAAGATTTTCCATTGTTTGGCCATGGTAGTTTTCTCTTCACCGCAAATGTTTTTGAATCCAAATCCCATAGCGTTTTTGTTGTTTGAATCAAAATTTTACTAGAACACTCTGTCCAACCAGTTACCTTTCCCCCTTCCCAAGGAAAGTTTTTAGATTCCCCTAACTCCAAATCCCAAACTAGAATGGAGGATTGTTTAGTAACATCTCTTGTTTGGAAAAATAATTTACCATCGGTATACAAAACAGATTCAAATAAATCTACAGATTCTGATTCAGGGAAAATTGGGTTTGTTTTCCAATTGTATTTGGAACGAATTTCCTTCCAAGAAGTCGGAACCTCGCCAACACTGACCGCAAATAAAGAAGAAAAGAAACTAAAGAAAACGAATCCCCAAAACATTTTTTTCATTCGATAATCCTTGCCTTTTTCAGAATGGTTCTTAGAATTTTTCTAGTATATGAATGTAAAAAGAAAAGGAAGTCTTTTTTATTTTGGAGAACGAATTCTCCTAGGAACCGCAGGGATTGTGACAGAACCACATTCTCATTATGCCGTGTCCATCTTGGTTTCTCTCACAGATTCTTTCCATTTGTATACAAAATCCGATTCTGTGATCGAATCCCAAGGGATCATCATTCCACCCAACTATTATCATAGATTGGCTGCGGAAAATTCCGAGATGCTCATCATCCAACTGGATCCAAAGTCTGTAGAATACAAACGGATCGTGATGGATGATAGTCCCAAATTCATTGATGAGGGCACTCGTTTGAAAATCCAAAAACTCGCAGAACCATTGTTTAGCGACTCTCTCAGCTGTGAACTTGCTCGTAATATTTATAACCAAATTCTTTCTTCACTTGGTTCCGAAACCATTCCTAAAAAATATGACCACAGGATTGAGATGGTGATCCAAAAGATCAAAGAAAAAATCCCAAATCCAGTGACTCTTACGGAACTTTCTGAAATTTCAGGAATTTCCACCGATCGGTTTATGCATTTGTTTAAAGAGAATATGGGAATTCCACTCAGACAATATTTGTTATGGCAAAGGCTTCATATTGCCGCAAAACTATTACAAGGCGGTGAAAATCTGACCACGGCATCACATGCAGCGGGTTTTAGTGACCAAGCTCATTTATCAAGAACATTCAAAAAGATGTTTGGAGTGAAACCTTCCTTATTTTTAGGAAGCCAATCACTCCGTAAGGTATGTTTCTGCGAAGATTAAAATAGAAACAAAGGTTCGAATTCTAATCTGGTTTGTCGAGGCGGATGCAAAAACGGGAGTGGGATCGCAAAGTAGATATTGTTTGAGTATTTCTATAAATCTCTTCTACTTTACGATCTTTCCTTAGGGATAAAAAGTTTTAAGCGTGTTTATGGGAAAAATCTTTCCAAACACCTTTTTGTTTTAGTTCCGCTTCCACGGCTGCTTTTAGATCCAATCGGTAACCTAACTCAAAGAAAACATCTGCTACCACAAATAGAGGTGCGGATACTAAAGCTTGGAACAGGTTATCAAAAAGTGCTGGTCTGCTCTTTTCAAA from the Leptospira congkakensis genome contains:
- a CDS encoding penicillin-binding protein 1A, with amino-acid sequence MKQEPVGLFEKYFIIWFRTVTERIWTGDKKLRNTTIAIFAFGVLNVFLLTGSIKDFFRLKEAAVYDIPSTLYGLNDKGNYEPIAEYYKFSRIPVHLEQLKPEENTLSSDNRHKVIQCFLSTEDNSFYSHNGIDLKGIARAFVVNIMAGRVKEGASTITQQVARLKFLSIERSIARKAREAWLAILLELVYPKDKILEVYLNEIPLGHGTIGVGAASRFYFRKEVQDVSWGEAAILASLTTRPTQFSPIVNPVSSMNKVRVVFRKLVENGRMSVADAEKEYAALGEYYTNLNRSPNDSAFSDRLNRFPYVTEYIRKNLIRSIGSSRLYNGGLKIYSTIQIRHQEEAEKALLPALQRQTIESNQRAFRNIDAFDDLYGSGYSLIADLYDLPDFKFRISRTERTFSSAYQEDLRDEFSALNLLTGDDFLGDLIDKNYTSQTTKDHLLPVEGSLIAIRPDTGFITALVGGSGFRSDNQQIRPFQAFRQPGSAFKPILYAAAMDYSGKNPDPEKNVTPATLFADSPLQYLMEDGDEWAPENYSSEYSGFILLRKALEQSKNSVAVRVLEQVGLSHLMESLRGLLQLPGRDIPYNFSVSLGSFELTPYELTRAYAALASGGKTVNPISVLYVEDNAGKVIKDFRKDYEDDDRKQIISKEAAFLITSMMRDVVEEGTGRGVLSYGLNRKAYGKTGTTNNFRDAWFVGYTPELVTSVWFGYDVGTISLGRGMTGGKLAAPVWGRFMARALDREPTIDFPWLSDVKVVKKTVCRMSGKLPGSQCHDLFEEYFIPQTAPKDVCNDHGSSWNVVETKPSVHSTTVVHTEKKKPEKTEKPPLTTKPKRKKSVFSGDEEIDY
- a CDS encoding bactofilin family protein, translating into MAIGKDSINSVIGPGSIFEGKFYIAGSLRIDGKFEGDIKTEDALVIGETGKVKTNISAREVIVSGTLIGNIKAENEVKLEGTGRMLGDITAPYLELQKGVVAKGNITITGGQKKDVRKIVEESFGGIKSLDTKD
- a CDS encoding M23 family metallopeptidase → MLLRSPEKSTIGKHVLRWGNVNVIQVSPGKYFYNLQSQSSVLHGTIDLNRKRYRILPLLASSFILAFFLSILVDKQTYEESLMEKEFLSMSTEVEENDIKDKEAKLADEKYLQETEDKKMAILRSADLDALAENKNKKLKVTQYKVKKNETLSDIARRFKLSAESIAGSSGINPEVSILPGQILNIPNKQGLVYKLKKGDTLAKVADYYKVKIDDIYSENQLEDYDLFKSGQKVFLPGAIIPETGPVWRIPVVSKVITSGWGTRSYPQYKFHMALDLRANYESVYAARKGKVTYSGWMGGYGNAIILTHDDSYQTLYAHNSKLFVKEGDYVSAGKVISRSGCTGYCFGPHLHFEVIKDGKNVNPTKIIKGFSYK
- a CDS encoding alpha/beta hydrolase, with translation MNQKKQNLTHSNYLIFLFYLFILTNFLISCAPKIGEQINKRIVDPFDETKILNVHFITSRREMTVKDNCDAASFGFITDINPHYGICLVNIPSRHIIGDISLDNTQDKNQFFQFKGRINTDDREFLSKIKSSASDEVLVFVHGFNVNFDEAVLRAGQIKYDLKFPGEVVVYSWPAGADSGILGQVMVKSTYDLNFTEAKINREPFAKFLTDITGLGKKIHLVVHSMGHQVVLPSVATLAKQGKSKFLSELILNAPDFDKNEFELILSDLTKSSERITLYCSPGDNALVASQKVNGAPRAGMCFKYSGVDVINVNEVDDPVLGVGGLGHGYYSSRPILTDIYQVLLGVSVERRLFIRKSGPKNGENFVLRK
- a CDS encoding transglutaminase-like domain-containing protein, whose amino-acid sequence is MKKMFWGFVFFSFFSSLFAVSVGEVPTSWKEIRSKYNWKTNPIFPESESVDLFESVLYTDGKLFFQTRDVTKQSSILVWDLELGESKNFPWEGGKVTGWTECSSKILIQTTKTLWDLDSKTFAVKRKLPWPNNGKSWQDIVCLENKIYRLVGDQLEVYGLESGELESKISVPFSSVQRITKHGEKDILFLSSYWGNTIQVFSPKDPTNKREWKFPVNHRALFKLIALSENHLLIFDPITKIYGEWMVFENSILPLASPVEVADGSRAYRFSPIQNKIEYQFQLTALTEVPETKYQFVLPKQNTSSQNLKSEKLNPSSLEEIDSAGNRSLVLTIPPLKAGDTKDIKVYEAILTRYKIHWNLDPNLTLAKNLKSDGFQSYLLDDWFLKMDEEVVVKKRNFLFQENTNVKQILAKTQVYVSSIPYKSGSFESAPKVIEKNNGGCTEHSYVTMALLRGMGIPSRLVWNYLPTESSKEITFNHKFVEVWVEGLGWIPMEPLAPPRSKPGVTHARHVVFAGLPGTSHPKIAGGDRLVQLSKDQLGLAKKIKFKLVVVKNDTTTEEWEGMEERVVPQKSNRALNSGEDIVVP
- a CDS encoding helix-turn-helix transcriptional regulator, whose product is MNVKRKGSLFYFGERILLGTAGIVTEPHSHYAVSILVSLTDSFHLYTKSDSVIESQGIIIPPNYYHRLAAENSEMLIIQLDPKSVEYKRIVMDDSPKFIDEGTRLKIQKLAEPLFSDSLSCELARNIYNQILSSLGSETIPKKYDHRIEMVIQKIKEKIPNPVTLTELSEISGISTDRFMHLFKENMGIPLRQYLLWQRLHIAAKLLQGGENLTTASHAAGFSDQAHLSRTFKKMFGVKPSLFLGSQSLRKVCFCED